Proteins from one Syngnathoides biaculeatus isolate LvHL_M chromosome 8, ASM1980259v1, whole genome shotgun sequence genomic window:
- the si:ch211-105f12.2 gene encoding RIMS-binding protein 2-like, with translation MELDVLVYPDEVRAVTPEDLRQWELETASQRSAPPAEPRLFVALYPYNPAAMSPNPDTAAEELPFVPGQIIKVFGEKDPDGFYHGESGGLSGFVASNLVAEVPVDDRNLKQMLMRQGFIPVDQSGTCSSPDLSDACSLPEDVIVRRMVALFDYDPWESSPNVDSEAELGFRSGDVIYVLGDMDPDGFYYGDLQGRRGLVPSNFLQPLPWD, from the exons ATGGAGCTGGACGTGCTGGTCTACCCGGACGAGGTGCGGGCAGTCACCCCCGAGGACCTGCGCCAGTGGGAGCTGGAGACGGCCAGCCAGAGGTCGGCGCCGCCCGCCGAGCCCCGGCTCTTCGTGGCGCTCTACCCGTACAACCCGGCCGCCATGTCGCCCAACCCGGACACGGCGGCCGAGGAGCTGCCCTTCGTGCCCGGCCAGATCATCAAG GTGTTTGGAGAGAAGGACCCGGACGGCTTCTATCACGGAGAATCCGGCGGCCTGTCGGGTTTCGTCGCCAGCAACCTGGTGGCCGAAGTCCCCGTGGACGACCGAAACCTCAAACAAATGCTCATGCGCCAGGGATTCATTCCCGTTGACCAGTCGG GGACGTGTTCGAGTCCCGACTTGAGCGACGCGTGCAGCCTTCCCGAAGACGTCATCGTACGCCGCATGGTGGCCTTGTTCGATTACGACCCGTGGGAGAGTTCGCCCAACGTCGACAGCGAA GCCGAACTGGGATTCCGTTCGGGCGACGTCATCTACGTGCTCGGCGACATGGACCCCGACGGGTTCTACTAC ggcGATCTGCAAGGACGACGAGGTTTGGTACCGTCCAACTTTCTGCAGCCGCTCCCGTGGGATTAG
- the ywhag2 gene encoding 14-3-3 protein gamma-1 — protein sequence MVDREQLVQKARLAEQAERYDDMAAAMKSVTELNEALSNEERNLLSVAYKNVVGARRSSWRVISSIEQKTSADGNEKKIEMVRAYREKIEKELEAVCQDVLNLLDHFLIKNCGDTQHESKVFYLKMKGDYYRYLAEVATGEKRAAVVESSEKAYNEAHEISKEHMQPTHPIRLGLALNYSVFYYEIQNAPEQACHLAKTAFDDAIAELDTLNEDSYKDSTLIMQLLRDNLTLWTSDQQDDEGGEGNN from the exons ATGGTCGACCGCGAGCAGCTGGTGCAGAAAGCCAGGCTGGCCGAGCAGGCGGAGAGGTATGACGACATGGCGGCCGCCATGAAATCG GTAACAGAGCTGAACGAGGCTCTGTCCAACGAGGAACGCAACCTGCTGTCGGTGGCCTACAAGAACGTGGTGGGGGCCCGGCGCTCGTCGTGGCGCGTCATCTCCAGCATCGAGCAGAAGACGTCGGCCGACGGCAACGAGAAGAAGATCGAGATGGTGCGCGCCTACCGCGAGAAGATCgagaaggagctggaagccGTGTGTCAGGACGTCCTCAACCTTCTGGACCACTTCCTGATCAAGAACTGTGGCGACACGCAGCACGAGAGCAAAGTCTTCTACCTGAAGATGAAGGGCGACTACTACCGCTACCTGGCCGAGGTGGCCACGGGCGAGAAGCGCGCCGCCGTGGTGGAGTCGTCCGAGAAGGCCTACAACGAGGCGCACGAGATCAGCAAGGAGCACATGCAGCCCACCCACCCCATCCGGCTGGGCCTGGCTCTCAACTACTCGGTCTTCTACTACGAGATCCAGAACGCGCCGGAGCAGGCCTGCCACCTGGCCAAGACGGCCTTCGACGACGCCATCGCCGAGCTGGATACCCTCAACGAGGACTCGTACAAAGACTCCACGCTCATCATGCAGCTGCTGCGCGACAACTTGACTCTGTGGACGAGCGACCAGCAGGACGACGAAGGCGGGGAGGGCAACAACTAA